In Sporichthyaceae bacterium, a genomic segment contains:
- a CDS encoding sugar kinase — protein MTGSVACVGEPLIVFSTRSMADSQTATISEGGAEFNVAVHLSRLGLPVRFVGAVGDDVLGRRVQARLVREGVDVRALHLEPGGRTGAYVREWTPAQRTVSYLRAGSAASRLVPAPDAFVGVRHVHLSGITAALSEHCVALLDRLLAKPRPYSVSFDVNHRAKLWSAEAAADCLARMAAAADLVLVGRDEAEELWGTLTPNEVRRRLPDPPEFVVKDDGREAVAWSGPERVGLAPTPVEIVDPVGAGDAFAAGYLYARLHGHAPLPALASGHRLAREALQALDDLGRAVRPDDLALVLDGAR, from the coding sequence ATGACCGGCTCGGTGGCCTGCGTCGGTGAACCGCTGATCGTGTTCTCGACGCGGTCCATGGCGGACAGCCAGACCGCCACGATCAGCGAAGGTGGCGCCGAGTTCAACGTCGCGGTTCATCTGTCCCGGCTCGGTCTGCCGGTGCGGTTCGTAGGCGCGGTCGGCGACGACGTCCTCGGCCGCCGCGTCCAGGCACGCCTGGTCCGGGAGGGCGTCGACGTCCGCGCGCTGCACCTCGAGCCCGGCGGCCGCACCGGTGCCTATGTCCGGGAATGGACGCCGGCGCAGCGCACCGTCAGCTACCTGAGGGCCGGCTCCGCGGCCTCCCGGCTCGTGCCTGCGCCGGACGCCTTCGTCGGGGTCCGGCACGTGCACCTGTCCGGCATCACCGCGGCGCTGTCCGAGCACTGCGTCGCACTGCTCGATCGGCTGCTCGCCAAGCCGCGGCCGTACTCCGTCTCCTTCGACGTCAACCATCGGGCGAAGCTGTGGTCCGCGGAAGCCGCGGCCGACTGCCTGGCCCGGATGGCTGCCGCGGCCGATCTGGTCCTGGTCGGACGCGACGAGGCCGAGGAGCTCTGGGGAACCCTTACCCCGAACGAGGTACGCCGCCGGCTGCCCGACCCGCCCGAGTTTGTGGTCAAGGACGACGGGCGGGAAGCCGTCGCCTGGTCGGGCCCGGAACGCGTCGGGCTGGCTCCGACGCCGGTCGAAATTGTCGATCCGGTCGGCGCGGGCGATGCCTTCGCGGCCGGGTACCTCTACGCCCGACTGCACGGCCACGCGCCCTTGCCCGCCCTCGCCTCCGGCCATCGGCTCGCCCGGGAGGCACTGCAGGCGCTCGACGACCTCGGCCGCGCTGTGCGGCCCGACGATCTCGCCCTCGTGCTCGACGGGGCACGATGA
- a CDS encoding bifunctional 4-hydroxy-2-oxoglutarate aldolase/2-dehydro-3-deoxy-phosphogluconate aldolase, whose protein sequence is MSSLDVDDLAERLRSATVLPVLRAPDRAAALEQVQRCVAAGLPIVELTTTTEGWEQAVREVRASWPALVLGVGTVLEPAQAQAAAAAGAAGAAFLVSPCPVPAVRAQAAVPLIEGGFTPGELLDATSRGIAKLFPAHVGGPQLLRSVLAVRPAARIVPTGGISLDAAPVWLAAGALAVGIGAGLLDHPDLAGRLSRPA, encoded by the coding sequence ATGAGCTCGCTCGACGTCGACGACCTGGCCGAACGGTTGCGGTCGGCGACCGTGCTGCCGGTCCTGCGGGCACCGGATCGCGCCGCCGCGCTGGAACAGGTACAGCGCTGCGTCGCGGCCGGGCTCCCGATCGTCGAGCTGACCACGACCACCGAGGGCTGGGAGCAGGCCGTCCGCGAGGTCCGAGCGTCGTGGCCGGCGCTGGTCCTGGGCGTCGGAACGGTGCTCGAACCCGCGCAGGCGCAAGCCGCCGCGGCCGCCGGGGCCGCCGGGGCAGCATTCCTGGTGAGCCCCTGCCCGGTCCCCGCGGTGCGAGCGCAGGCCGCAGTCCCGCTGATCGAGGGCGGCTTCACCCCGGGTGAACTGCTCGACGCCACCTCCCGCGGCATCGCCAAGCTCTTCCCGGCGCATGTCGGCGGCCCGCAACTGCTCCGCTCCGTCCTGGCGGTGCGCCCCGCGGCCCGGATCGTCCCGACCGGCGGCATCTCGTTGGACGCCGCGCCGGTCTGGCTCGCGGCCGGCGCATTGGCCGTCGGCATCGGCGCCGGCCTGCTCGACCACCCCGACCTGGCCGGCCGCCTGTCCCGACCCGCCTGA
- a CDS encoding cation acetate symporter: MNTAYGVTAIAVVVVLSTVIGAFGLRISRTTSDFYVASRAVSPLWNASAIAGEYLSAASVLGVAGLILAYGADMLWLPVGFTGGYLIMLALVAAPLRRSGAYTLPDFAQLRLASIPLRRLASVLVVMICWLYLMPQFQGAGLTLRTVAGAPRWVGELVVAVVVIATVAAGGMRSITFVQAFQYWLKVTAILLPAVFLALVWRHDGSPSLTGRTAPEFRAATSITVPVDQRIRVSQSELARVTGTVDGVKSAGRLVRLSTGEHRVGAGTSLAFAKGSPVPVTTGLPSTTDAIWSRPMSRGDEHALYSTYSLIIATLLGTMGLPHILVRFYTNPDGRAARRTTLSVLALLGLFYLGPTLFGALGRIYTPDLLTTGRVDSVVLEMPTRMVSGVGGQLLSALVTAGAFAAFLSTAAGLTVSTASVLSQDVFRSGRVRNFRLAAIPAALVPLGLSLGAGGMAVGTAVSLAFAVAASTFCPMLVLGVWWRRLSTIGAAAGMITGGLLAGSAVLATILGGPYHGWAGALLARPAAITVPTAFAMMVVVSLLTPNHVPALVNRIMLRLHVPESVAAFRDDR, encoded by the coding sequence GTGAACACCGCCTACGGCGTGACCGCGATTGCCGTCGTGGTCGTGCTGAGCACGGTGATCGGTGCGTTCGGCCTGCGGATCTCGCGGACCACCTCCGACTTCTACGTCGCCTCCCGCGCGGTTTCGCCGTTGTGGAACGCGTCGGCGATCGCCGGGGAGTATCTCTCGGCGGCGTCGGTCCTCGGGGTGGCCGGGCTGATCCTGGCCTACGGCGCCGACATGCTCTGGCTGCCGGTCGGCTTCACCGGGGGCTACCTGATCATGCTGGCGCTGGTTGCGGCGCCGTTGCGCCGCAGCGGGGCCTACACGCTGCCGGACTTCGCCCAACTGCGACTGGCCTCGATCCCGCTCCGCCGGCTGGCCAGCGTCCTCGTCGTGATGATCTGCTGGCTGTACCTGATGCCGCAGTTCCAGGGTGCCGGACTGACCCTGCGCACGGTCGCCGGCGCACCACGTTGGGTCGGCGAGCTGGTCGTGGCGGTGGTCGTCATCGCTACTGTCGCGGCCGGCGGGATGCGCTCGATCACCTTCGTCCAGGCCTTCCAGTACTGGCTCAAGGTCACCGCGATCCTCCTCCCCGCGGTGTTCCTGGCCCTGGTCTGGCGCCACGACGGATCTCCCTCGCTGACCGGCAGGACCGCGCCGGAATTCCGGGCGGCCACCTCGATCACCGTGCCTGTGGACCAACGGATTCGCGTCTCGCAATCGGAACTGGCACGGGTCACCGGGACCGTCGACGGGGTGAAGTCAGCGGGCCGGCTGGTTCGCCTGAGCACCGGCGAGCATCGGGTGGGCGCCGGGACCAGCCTCGCTTTCGCCAAAGGCAGCCCGGTGCCGGTCACGACCGGCCTGCCCTCCACCACCGACGCGATCTGGTCGCGCCCGATGTCCCGGGGCGACGAGCACGCCCTGTACTCGACGTACTCGCTGATCATCGCCACGCTGCTGGGCACGATGGGCCTGCCGCACATCCTGGTGCGCTTCTACACCAACCCGGATGGGCGGGCGGCCCGCCGAACCACTCTCTCGGTGCTCGCGCTGCTCGGGCTGTTCTATCTGGGGCCGACCCTCTTCGGGGCGCTCGGCCGGATCTACACCCCGGACCTCCTCACCACCGGCCGCGTGGACTCGGTCGTGCTGGAGATGCCGACCCGGATGGTCTCCGGCGTCGGCGGGCAACTGCTGTCCGCCCTGGTCACCGCCGGTGCGTTCGCCGCTTTCCTGTCGACGGCGGCGGGCCTGACGGTGTCGACGGCATCCGTGCTGTCGCAGGACGTGTTCCGCTCGGGCCGGGTCCGTAACTTCCGTCTCGCCGCGATCCCGGCGGCGCTCGTGCCGCTCGGGCTGTCATTGGGCGCCGGCGGCATGGCAGTCGGGACCGCGGTGAGCCTGGCCTTCGCGGTGGCCGCCTCGACCTTCTGCCCCATGCTGGTGCTGGGCGTCTGGTGGCGCCGGTTGTCGACGATCGGGGCGGCGGCCGGGATGATCACCGGTGGCCTGCTGGCCGGCTCGGCGGTGCTCGCCACGATCCTGGGTGGGCCCTACCACGGCTGGGCCGGTGCGCTGCTGGCGCGACCGGCCGCGATCACCGTGCCGACCGCGTTCGCGATGATGGTCGTGGTCTCGCTGCTGACCCCGAATCATGTTCCGGCCCTGGTCAACCGCATCATGCTCCGGCTGCACGTCCCGGAGAGCGTGGCCGCGTTCCGCGACGACCGCTGA
- a CDS encoding LytTR family DNA-binding domain-containing protein, translating into MTGPAPGGLTLLAVDDEGPALSELVYLLRRNSLVEQVLIAHSGDEALRLLRLRRVDGVFLDIRMPGLSGMELAGVLGQFRDPPPVVFVSAFEDHAVDAFELKAVDYVLKPIRPERLAEAVRRVAALAATDSQSSPTRSSTPAGDNETIPVELAGVTRFIARRDIRYVESHGDYARLHTAGGTHLVRVPMATLEERWAEAGFIRIHRSYLVSLSHVTEVRLTGEQGSVLLGDVELTVSRRHARALRDVLGRRRARPARLGQDQQ; encoded by the coding sequence ATGACCGGGCCGGCGCCGGGCGGCCTGACCCTGCTGGCGGTCGACGACGAGGGCCCGGCCCTGTCCGAGCTGGTCTACCTGTTGCGTCGGAACAGCCTGGTCGAGCAGGTGCTGATCGCCCACAGCGGCGACGAGGCGCTGCGATTGCTGCGGCTGCGCCGAGTCGACGGGGTGTTCCTGGACATCCGCATGCCGGGCCTGTCCGGGATGGAACTGGCCGGTGTGCTCGGCCAGTTCCGCGACCCACCCCCGGTCGTATTCGTCAGCGCGTTCGAGGATCACGCCGTCGACGCGTTCGAACTGAAGGCGGTCGACTACGTGCTCAAGCCGATCCGACCGGAGCGGTTGGCGGAGGCCGTCCGCCGGGTGGCCGCATTGGCTGCCACCGATTCGCAGAGCTCGCCGACGCGGTCCAGTACGCCGGCCGGCGACAACGAGACGATCCCGGTGGAGCTCGCCGGGGTGACCCGGTTCATCGCCCGCCGCGACATTCGTTACGTGGAGTCCCACGGCGACTACGCGCGCCTGCACACCGCCGGCGGCACCCACCTGGTGCGGGTGCCGATGGCGACGCTCGAGGAGCGCTGGGCCGAGGCAGGCTTCATCCGGATCCACCGCAGTTATCTGGTCTCGCTCAGCCACGTCACCGAGGTCCGGCTGACCGGTGAGCAGGGCTCCGTCCTGCTCGGCGATGTGGAGCTGACGGTGAGCCGGCGGCACGCCCGAGCGCTTCGAGATGTGCTCGGCCGCCGACGCGCCCGCCCGGCGCGGCTGGGTCAGGATCAGCAGTAG